The Borrelia parkeri genome includes a region encoding these proteins:
- a CDS encoding variable large family protein, whose translation MMKRITFCALLMTLFLLISCGSGSTKAEDPKTTFLTSIANLGKGFLDVFTSLSDMVSGAFGIKADTKKSDIGKYFSDIETTMNTVKKKLQTEVATNGNYSKLKSVVDTFITGTLDKIAEGAKTAGEAIGSDNNPIANVATGDAAGTAGGDVANLVKGIKSIVDIVLQGKGNPEAGTEKKADGLTARNNNADGEAGKLFANDNAGANAKKAVADAAKAVGAVTGADILKAIVKNGASSAAAGVKDNVISAAVSAVTKALNTLTIAIRNTVDSGLKTISEALAAVKQEDKPAEATTPTDAATGGQQ comes from the coding sequence ATAATGAAAAGAATTACTTTTTGTGCATTATTGATGACTTTATTTTTACTTATTAGTTGTGGGAGTGGCAGTACTAAGGCTGAGGATCCTAAAACCACATTCTTAACTTCTATTGCTAATTTGGGTAAAGGGTTCTTAGATGTTTTTACTTCTCTTTCTGATATGGTTTCTGGTGCTTTTGGTATTAAGGCTGACACTAAAAAATCTGATATAGGGAAATACTTTAGTGATATTGAGACTACTATGAACACAGTTAAAAAGAAATTACAGACAGAAGTTGCTACTAATGGAAATTACTCAAAACTTAAATCTGTTGTTGATACGTTTATTACAGGCACATTAGACAAGATTGCAGAAGGGGCTAAGACTGCTGGAGAGGCTATTGGTTCTGATAATAACCCAATTGCTAATGTTGCTACTGGTGATGCTGCAGGTACTGCTGGTGGGGATGTTGCAAACTTAGTAAAGGGAATTAAAAGTATTGTAGATATAGTACTTCAGGGTAAAGGAAATCCTGAGGCTGGTACTGAAAAAAAGGCAGATGGTCTTACTGCAAGAAATAATAATGCTGATGGTGAAGCAGGTAAATTATTTGCTAATGATAATGCTGGTGCTAATGCAAAGAAGGCCGTAGCTGATGCAGCAAAAGCAGTTGGTGCTGTAACTGGTGCTGATATTCTAAAAGCAATAGTTAAAAATGGCGCTAGTTCAGCTGCTGCTGGAGTTAAAGATAATGTTATTAGCGCTGCAGTAAGTGCTGTTACTAAAGCATTAAATACATTAACTATTGCAATAAGGAATACAGTTGATAGTGGATTAAAAACAATCAGTGAAGCACTAGCAGCCGTTAAACAAGAAGATAAGCCTGCAGAAGCTACTACACCTACAGATGCAGCAACTGGTGGCCAGCAATAA
- a CDS encoding variable large family protein, translating into MMKRITFCALLMTLFLLLSCGSGSSKSEDPKTTFLNSIANLGKGFLDVFTSLSDMITGAFGIKAETKKEDIGAYFTKIADTMNTVKEKLQDEVAENGNYLKLKSVVDTFITNTLDKIADGAKEAAKGAVGDDKIGGATNAGQDAAPADTASVKSLVKGIKTIVDVVLKKDEGSAEATKTGDDKKDIGKLFDGTKANSTDAEAAAASASIGAITGADILQAIASSKENPATDATEGIEKATDAAEIAIAPAVAGKQEIKEVSAKKDVVIAAGIALRAMAKGGKFAAKAEEKSAHAVNGAAASAVGKTLSTLIIAIRNTVDSGLKTISDALATVNQEDKSVEVNNTVEATASGQQ; encoded by the coding sequence ATAATGAAAAGAATTACTTTTTGTGCATTATTAATGACTTTATTTTTACTTCTTAGTTGTGGGAGTGGTAGTTCTAAGTCTGAAGATCCTAAAACCACATTCTTAAACTCTATTGCTAATTTAGGTAAAGGGTTCTTAGATGTTTTTACTTCACTTTCTGATATGATTACTGGAGCCTTTGGTATTAAGGCTGAGACTAAAAAGGAAGATATTGGAGCTTATTTCACTAAAATTGCTGACACTATGAACACAGTTAAGGAAAAGTTACAAGATGAAGTTGCTGAGAACGGGAATTACTTAAAACTTAAATCAGTTGTTGATACGTTTATTACTAACACGTTAGATAAAATTGCTGATGGTGCTAAAGAAGCGGCTAAAGGGGCTGTTGGTGACGATAAGATTGGTGGTGCTACTAATGCAGGTCAAGATGCTGCACCGGCAGATACTGCAAGTGTAAAATCTCTAGTTAAAGGAATTAAAACCATTGTTGATGTGGTTCTAAAAAAGGATGAAGGGAGTGCAGAGGCTACTAAAACGGGTGATGATAAAAAGGATATTGGTAAATTATTTGATGGTACCAAGGCTAATAGTACTGATGCAGAGGCAGCTGCAGCAAGTGCATCAATAGGGGCTATAACTGGTGCTGACATTTTACAAGCTATTGCTAGCTCTAAAGAAAATCCTGCTACAGATGCTACTGAAGGAATTGAAAAAGCTACAGATGCAGCTGAGATTGCTATTGCTCCGGCTGTTGCTGGTAAGCAAGAAATTAAAGAGGTTTCAGCAAAGAAAGACGTTGTTATTGCAGCAGGAATAGCATTGCGAGCAATGGCTAAGGGTGGTAAATTTGCTGCTAAGGCTGAAGAGAAATCTGCTCATGCAGTTAATGGTGCAGCAGCTAGTGCTGTTGGTAAGACTTTGAGTACTCTAATAATAGCAATAAGAAATACTGTTGATAGTGGTTTAAAGACAATAAGTGATGCTCTTGCTACAGTTAATCAAGAAGATAAATCTGTAGAAGTTAATAACACAGTAGAAGCAACAGCTAGTGGACAACAATAA
- the bdr gene encoding Bdr family repetitive protein → MQNSSLHSVASTQIFNGNITEEIIYQEFVKMGMQDFVANDLSKRYYRNELTYKDIEYLESNFNLKFEMLERSLKSEIISVKTELDNKIDIVRNELKSDIKDLDNKIDSVESNLNVKIDTKFNELDNKIDTVRSELRSDIKDLDNKIDVNKMELDNKLDKTVSEFKSTSRLHNWMFGTLITLNIGIFLALMSLLVK, encoded by the coding sequence ATGCAAAATTCATCACTACATTCTGTTGCTAGTACACAGATTTTTAATGGGAATATTACAGAGGAGATTATATACCAAGAGTTTGTAAAGATGGGTATGCAAGATTTTGTTGCAAATGATCTCTCTAAAAGATATTACCGTAATGAACTGACTTATAAAGATATTGAGTATTTAGAGAGTAATTTTAATCTTAAGTTTGAGATGTTAGAACGTAGTTTAAAATCTGAGATTATTTCTGTTAAAACTGAACTTGATAATAAGATAGATATTGTTAGGAATGAGTTAAAATCTGATATTAAAGACCTGGATAACAAAATAGATTCTGTTGAAAGTAACTTAAATGTGAAGATTGACACTAAATTTAATGAACTTGATAATAAGATTGATACAGTCAGAAGTGAATTAAGATCTGACATTAAAGACTTGGATAATAAGATTGATGTTAACAAAATGGAGCTTGATAATAAACTTGATAAAACTGTATCAGAATTTAAAAGTACATCAAGACTACATAATTGGATGTTTGGTACCCTTATTACCCTTAATATAGGAATATTCTTAGCATTAATGTCATTATTAGTAAAGTAA
- the bdr gene encoding Bdr family repetitive protein produces MGLAQPVITQQMVIAELTKAGIKRDIAIDLSYRYYRNELTYKDIEFLKENFDIKLEKVEALLQAEIKSVESSLQAEIQRVETTLRSDIRDLDNKINVVESNLNTKIDTKFNELDTKIDNVRSELKSDIKDLDNKIDTVRSELKSDIKDLDSKLKLHNWMFGTLITLNIGIFLALMSLLVK; encoded by the coding sequence ATGGGACTTGCACAACCAGTTATTACTCAACAAATGGTTATAGCAGAACTTACTAAAGCTGGCATTAAGAGAGATATTGCTATTGATTTATCTTATAGATATTATCGTAATGAACTGACTTACAAGGATATTGAATTCTTAAAAGAAAACTTTGATATAAAACTTGAAAAAGTTGAAGCACTCTTACAAGCTGAAATTAAATCTGTAGAGTCAAGCTTACAAGCTGAGATTCAAAGGGTTGAGACAACCTTAAGATCTGATATTAGAGACCTTGATAATAAAATTAATGTTGTTGAGAGTAATCTTAACACTAAGATTGATACTAAATTCAATGAACTTGATACCAAGATTGACAACGTTAGAAGTGAACTAAAATCAGACATTAAGGACCTCGATAATAAGATTGATACTGTTAGAAGTGAATTAAAATCTGATATTAAAGACCTTGATAGTAAACTTAAACTACATAATTGGATGTTTGGTACTCTTATTACCCTAAATATAGGAATATTCTTAGCATTAATGTCATTATTAGTAAAGTAA